The genomic interval CGGGACAACGGGACATAAAACACCGGTTGCATCAGGCGAGGAAAACGACACTGTTTTCTCGGCCTACTTTGCGTCTCGAGCGCAGCGGGCGGTGTGGAGATTCTTTTGATCTATATATTCCCCCCGATCCCCAGTTTGTGCTATGGGTTTGGTAACCGGCCCCACGGCCCAGGATGAATGCCCCATGCCCGAGACCACCCCTTCACCCCTGTGGCGCGCACCCCTGCCGCCCGATCTGGACGCCCGCCTGACGCGCTGGCTGACCGACGGCCTGGCCGCTGCCAAGGCCTTCCGGCGCGTGACGGTCTTTTGCCGCGCGGACGACGTCGGCGTTCCGGGCCGGCGCTTCGAGCGCCTGGTGGGGCTCTTCCAGCGGCACCGGGCGCCCCTGGGGCTGGCGGTGGTGCCCGCCTGGCTGACCACGGCCCGCTGGGAACGATTGGCCGCCCTGACCGGCGGTGGAAACGGGTTGTGGTGCTGGCATCAACACGGCTGGCGGCATGTCAACCACGAACCGGCGGGCAAGAAGCAGGAATTCGGCCCCGCACGCCCCCGGTCCCAATTGGCGGCGGACCTGCGGCGGGGGCGGGAGCGGCTGGAGGCCCTGATGGGGCCGGCCTTCTACCCGGCGTTCACCCCGCCCTGGAACCGCTGCAGCGCGGAGGCCCTGGAGTTGATCCGGGAGGCCGACTACCGCGCCGTTTCGCGCAGCAGCGGCAGCCGGCCGCAGGCACCGCCGGGCATGCCGGAGCTGGCGGTCAACCTCGACCTGCACACCCGCCGGGAGCCCACTGCCGAGCGCGCCTGGCAGGGGCTGGGGGAGGAACTGCAGGCGGCCGTGGCCACCGGCCGTTGCGGGATCATGATCCACCACCAAAGGATGAACGCCGCCGGCGCCGCTTTTCTGGACGCCCTTCTGGCGGCCCTGAAGGCCCACCGGGGATTTCAGCTGACGGGAATGCCGGCGCTGGCCGAAAACGGAGGGCGGACGGAAAACTGGAGGACGGGCTGATGGCCGGCGATCGACCCACTGCGGCGCAGCCCGGCTTGCGGGGCGGGTCGGTTGCCCGGCAGGTGGTTCTGCCCTTCAAGAAATCGGTGGAAATCGCCTTCAAGAGCATCCGGGCGCGCTTCTTCCGCTCCATGATCACGACCCTCAGCCTGGTGCTTGCGGTTTCCTTCCTGAGCTTCGTCAATGTCGGCACGGATATGGCCAACGGGCTGCTGGCGAGCGGCGACCCCGTCGTGCGCCAGGACCTGAGCCAGGCCGGCTACGACTTCGGCCCGCGGGACACCAGCGTCGGCAGCAGCCCCAAACAGCGCTGGATCGTGATCCTGTCGCTGTTGGTGTGCGTGGTGGGCATCGTCAACGCCCAGTTGATGGCGGTCACCGAGCGCTTCCGCGAAATCGGCACGATGAAGTGCCTGGGTGCCCTGGACCGCTTCATCCTGCGGCTGTTCGTCCTGGAGGCCGGCATGCAGGGGCTGGCCGGGGCCGCCATCGGGGCTGCGGCCGGCGGCCTGTTCGCAGTGCTCAACGCCTGGATCGCCTTCGGCGGCCTGGCCCTGCGGGTGCTGCCGGCCGGGGAGGTGCTGGCCTCGATCCTGTGGGCCACCCTGGTGGGCATCGCCCTCAGCTTGCTGGGGGTCCTCTACCCGGCGGCGGTGGCCGCCCGCATGCAGCCGGTGGAGGCCATGCGCGTGGAGCAGTAGCCTGCACCAGCGGGGTGTTCCTTCTTTTTAACTGACCCGCATCAGCCGGGGGAACCATGACCGAAACCCGCAACATCGTCCGCGTCTCCGGGGTCATCAAGACCTTCAAGCTCGGCAAGGTGTTGGTGGAGGCCCTCAAAGGCATCGACCTGGAAATCGCCGCCGGCAACTACATTTCCATCATGGGCCCCTCGGGGTCGGGCAAGAGTACGCTCTTCAACATGATCGGCGGCCTGGACAAGCCTTCGGCCGGCAAGGTCTTCATCGACGAGGTGGACATCGCCCAGCTGGACGCCTACGAGCTCGCCTGGCTGCGCTGCCGCAAGATCGGCTACATCTTTCAGACCTTCAACATCATCCCGGTCATGACCGCTCTTGAAAACGTCACCCTGCCGATGACCTTCGCAGGCATGAACAGCGACGAGGCGGTGGAGAAGGGCATCGGGCTGCTGCAGCTGGTGGGGCTCGGGGACCGCTTCGAACACAAACCCAGCGAGCTTTCCGGCGGCCAACAGCAGCGCGTGGCCATCGCCCGGGCGCTGGCCAACGACCCGGCCATCATCCTGGCCGACGAACCCACCGGCAACCTGGACCTCACCACCGGCGAGGAGATCATCGCCCTGCTCAAGCAGATGAGCCAAGACCGGGGGGTGACGGTGATCTCGGCCACCCACGATTTCAAGATGCTCAACGTCTCGGATCAGGTGGTCTGGATCCGCGACGGGCTGGTGGACAAAATCGAGGACCGCGAAGAGCTCTCCATTTCGGTGGGCACGATCGGCTCCCGGGAATAGCCCCGCAGGCAGCGGCGGGCGCGCCCACCGAACCAAACGAAACCGAACGCCACAACCGTGGCGCCATTTTGAGAGCCGGCCCAGGCGCCGGCAGGTGACCGCAGATGGCAAAACCGGCCGAACCATCCCGCCAGATCCGCTTCCCGCTCCGCTGGGGCTGCGCCCTGGCGCTGCTGGCGATCCTGGCCGCCGCGGGACCCCCGGCGGCCGCCGTGGAACCCGGCGATTTTGCCGCAAACCTGAAAGCCCTCAGCGCTTGGGATGATCGCAGCAGCGGCACCCCTGGCCACCGCGCTGCCGCCGAGGCCATTCGGGGCCGTTTCACGGCCCTGGGGTTCGAGGACGTCGGCGTGCACCGCTTCGCCCTGCCGCTGCGCCGCCACACCCAAAGCCGCATCGCCCTGCCGGCCCAAGGCCGGCGCACGCCCCTCAACCCCATCAACGGCAACGCCATCTCACCCGGCACCATCGCCCCCGAAGGCCTCGACGGGCCGCTGGTCTACGTCGGCCCGGGGGACCTGCCGAATTTCAACGGCACCCCGACTGCCGGCGCCATCGTTCTGATGGACCTGACCTCCGGCCGCAACTGGCTGCACGCGGCCAACCTCGGCGCCAAGGCCCTGATCTACGTCGACCGCGGGGACTCCCCGCGAACCCTGTTCGAGGAGAAACACGAGCTTTCCCCCATCCGCTTCCCGCGCTTCTGGCTGCCGCTGGAGGTCGCGCACAGCCTCCTGGGCGATTTCGAAGGCACTGTCGGCAGCGTGCTGGCCGAAAACGTGCGGCTGACCTCGGACCTGCGCTGGGAGCCGGCGGTGGGCGAAAACATCTACTGTTTGGTGCCGGGAACCGACCCGGACCTGAAAGAGCAGCTGCTGCTGGTGGAGGCCTTCTACGACAGCACCCCGCTGGTCTTCGGGCGCGCCCCGGGAAGCGACGAGGCCTGCGGCATCGCCAGCCTGCTGACACTGGCGGCCGAGCTGCGCGACCACCCGCCGGCGCGCTCGATCCTGCTGGTGGCCACCGACGGCCATGCCACCGAGCTGGCCGGGATGCGCGAGCTGGTCTGGAGCATCAGCGCCCGAACCAGGGAGCTGCGTGAGACCCGCAGCGAACTGCAGCGGGTGGTCAAAACCGCCCGGCAGATGGCGGACCTCCTGGGGCAGGCTGCGGTCTCGGGTTTCGACGGCCAAGAGACAGCCGGCGGCGATCTCAGGGAGGCGCTGGCCGAGGAGATCAAAACCGAGGTCGACCGGATTTCGCGCGAGCTCATCCAGCTGCGCCTGGACGGCAGCGATAATGCCAGCCGCGGGCGGATCAACACCCTCGCCCAGGAGCGCCAGGTGCTGCGCGGCCTGCTGTGGCGCAGCGGCTTTGCCGGTCTGAACGCCGCCGAGCGGGCCGCGGCCAAGATGCTCCTGCCCGAGGCGATCCGCCGCCAGGAGATGCTGCTGGCCGACGCCCGCCACCAGCTGGAACTGCTGGAGAGCGCCAACCGCCTGCGGGGCATCGTCAGGGCCCACGACCTGGCAGCGGCGGTCTCGCTGCATCTTTCCAGCCACGGCGACGGGCTCGGGGCCTTCAACCGCGGCTGGCTTTACCCGCTCAAGCCCAGCGTCAACCGGGTGGCCCCTTACAGCACCTTAAACGAGGTGCTCAACGCCGGCGCGGCGGCCATGGCCTCCGCCGGGGAGCTGCCCTATGCTTTCCGCGACACCCTGCGCCCCAGCCGGGTGCGCCCGTGGCAGAGCCACTTCATCGACCAGCCCCATCTGGGCGGCGAGGTCAGCGCGCTGGCCGGCTATCTCGGCTTCACCCTGGCCACCGTCAATGACGCCCGGACCCGCTGGGGCACCCCCGGCGACCGGCCCCAGGCGGTGGATACCGTCCAGGCCGCACGGCAATGCGCGCTGGTCTGCGGCCTCGTTCAGGCCCTCGCCCGGGCGCCCCGCCTGGACAGCGGCATCGCACCCTCCGAGGGCTTCGCCACGGTTTCCGGGCACGCCAAGCGTCTGCGCCACGGCGAGCTGTTTCCCGACCAGGCCGCACCGGGGGCGGTTCTGCTGGCCTTTCAGGGACCGGCCCGGCATCACGCCATCGTCGACGCCCGCGGCCGCTTCCAGCTCAAGGGCGTGGCCGAAAAGCGGCACGTGCTGGACAAGGTGATCATCGAGGGCTATCGTTTCGACCCCGAAAGCGGGGAGACCCTCTGGGCCATCGACAAAAAGCAGACCGGCAAGGAAGCCTACCGGCTGAAAATGCAGCGCCGGAACATGGAAACCGACCTGGTGATGTTCAGCTGCCGCCAGACCACCATCTTCGACCTGCTCGAGCCGCGCAGCTTCCGTTACCTCACCAAGATCCAGGTCCTCGACGGCCGCCGCGAGGCCCTGCCGCTGCGTTACTGGTACAGCCGGATCGACACCCGCAGCTCGGTGATCGCCTCGATCTTCCTGGAGCCGGGGACCCGCATGAAGCTGACCCTCTCGGACACCGTCCTGCGCAACAAGATGCTCTTGCTCAACGCCACCCCGGACCATCCCGAGGGCACCGGTTTCCCGGTGGACGACTATCCCAGCATCCCCCAGACGGCCTTCCACGTCGCCCGCGACATGTGGACCCTGCTGACCCCCCGGATCGCGGCCCTGGAGACCCACGGCATCCACGACGAGCGTATCCGCCAGCTCCGGGAGGAGGGGGTGTCCGCCCTGCGGCAGGCGGAAGCCGACCTGGACGGCCGCCGCTTCGACCGCGCCGCCGCCGCCGCCGCCCGCTCCTGGGCGTTGGCCAGCCGGGTCTACAACCATGTTCAGAAGACCCAGAAGGACGTCCTCTTCGGCGTCCTCTTCTACATCGCCCTGTTCGTCCCCTTCGCCTTCTGCCTGGAGCGGCTGCTGTTCTCGTACGCCAACATCCACAAGCGGATCGTGGCCTTCGTGGCGATCCTGGCGGTCCTGATCGCCGTCATTTTCCAGGTCCACCCGGCCTTTCAGCTGGCCTACAGCCCGTTGGTGGTGGTGCTGGCCTTTTTCATCATGGGGCTCTCGCTGGTGGTCACGCTGATCATCTTCTTCCGCTTCGAAAACGAGATGGTGCGCCTGCAGCGGCGCGCCAGCCGCCTGCCGGCCGGCGAGATCAGCCGCTGGAAAGCCTTTGTGGCGGCTTTTTTCCTGGGGGTCAACAACCTGCGGCGGCGGCGGCTGCGGACGGTTTTGACCTGCCTGACCCTGATCATCCTGACCTTCACCATCATGAGTTTCACCTCGGTCAAGACCAACCGCCAGCACGCCCGCATGCTCTACCAGGACCGCGCCCCCTACCCGGCCATCCTGATGAAGAACGTCAACTGGCAGGACCTGCCGCCCGAGGCCCTGGGCATCATCACCAACGAGTTTCACGACAGCGGCCTGGTGGCGCCGCGGGTCTGGCTGGAAGACGCCGACCGGACGCGGTCCACGCGCATCCCGCTGCGCTTTGGCGACCGGCGCTACGAGGCCCAGGGGATGATCGGGCTGGCCAGCAACGAGCCCGCGGTGACGGGGCTGGACCAGGTGCTGGTGGGCGGGCGCTGGTTCCGCGAGGATGAGGAAAAGGCCGTCCTGATCTCCGAGCGCATGGCCCGGGAGCTGGGCATCGGAACCGATCCACCGGCCGGCACCCAGGTGCTGCTCTGGGGGCTGCCCTTCGAGATTGCCGGCGTTTTCTCCGGCGAACGCCTCCAGGGGCGCCCCGACCTGGACGGCGAGATCCTGACGCCGGTCACCTTTCCCAGCGACATCGCCGTGGAGTTGACCGAGGTGGAGATGGACGCCCTGGAGTCCGGCGACGAGGTCCTCGAGCTGCAGGGCGCGTACCAGCACATCCCTGCCGATCTGACGGTAATCGTGCCGGCGGACACCCTCCTCGCCCTGGGCGGCCGGCTGAAGGCCGCCGCCCTGCGGCCGGACGCGTCCGAGGATTTGCAGGCCCTCTCCGCGCAGCTGGCCGACCGCTTCGGGCTGACGCTTTTCAGCGGGGAGCCGGACGGCACCTTCATCTACCACGCCAGCGAGACGATCCGCTACAGCGGTGTGCCCAACATCCTGATCCCGCTGGTGATCTCGGTCTTCATCGTGCTCAACACGATGATCGGCAGCGTCTACGAGCGCAAGCGCGAAATCGGGATCTACACCTCAGTGGGGCTGGCGCCCTCCCACGTGGGGTTTCTGTTCGTCGCCGAGGCCATGGCCTTCGCCGTGCTGAGCGTCGTGCTGGGCTATCTGCTGGCCCAGAGCTCCGCCAAGCTCTTTGCCGGAACGACCCTGTGGGCCGGCATCACGGTCAACTACTCCTCCCTGGCGGGGGTGGCCGCGATGCTGCTGGTGATCCTGGTGGTGCTGGTGTCGGTCATCTACCCGGCGCGAGTGGCCGCCGAGATCGCCATCCCGGACGTCAACCGCTCCTGGCGCCTGCCCGACGCCCAGAGCAGCACCATCGAAATCACCCTGCCCTTCCTGATGAAATATCACGAACACCTCAGCATCGGCGGCTTCGTGATCGACCACTTCCGCGGCCACCAGGACGTCTCCCACGGCCTGTTCTCCAGCGGCGAGATCGACTTCGGCTTCGAGGACCAGCCGTCAGCCCCGGACGGGGCGACCTGCCTCTTCCTGCGGGCCAAGGTCTGGTTGGCGCCGTTTGACTTCGGCATCATGCAGACGGTGACGGTGACCTTCTGCCCGTCGCAGGACAAACCGGACCTCTACGAAATCCGGCTGCGGCTGGTGCGCCAGACCGGCGAGGCCAACGTCTGGGGCCGGGTGAACCGTGTGTTCGTCAACGACCTGCGCAAACAACTGCTGGTCTGGCGGTCCCTGCCGGCCGAGACCCAGGAGTTTTACCGCGGGCGGCTGGAGACGGCCGGGCCCGCCCCGACTGTCTGAAAGGCACCCAAACCAATACCTTTAAAGGAGGACACCCCGCCCATGGGCCTCTTTTCAAGCGCAAGCAGCAGCACCGGCACATGAGCACGCCGCCCGCACCCGCCACCCCGCCCCCCGGGGAACCGGAGCAGTCGGCGGCGATCGCCATCCGCCCGCGTGCCGTTCTGATCGGCCTGCTGCTGGCGACGGTGATCTGCGCCCTGACCCCCTTCAACAACGTCTACCGCCAGGCCACGCCGCTGGGGGGCGGTCATTTCCCGCTGGCGCCGTTTTTCATCCTCTTCTGGCTGACGCTGCTGGTGGCCGCCGCCGGCCGGCTGGCGGGCCGCCGGCCGTGGCTGAACGGTCGCGAGCTGCTGGTGGTCTGGATCCTGATGGTGCTCGTCTCCGGCATCGCCTACACGGGGCTGGCGCGCACCTTTTTCATCAACCTGACCGCCCCGTACCACTTTGCCAACGTCGAAAACCGCTGGGAAACGGTGCTGCAGCCGCTGCTGCCCCAGGCCCTCTTCCCCCAGCAGGCCGAGGCGGTGGCCACCCTCTACAACGGGCTGATCGGCGGGCGCCAGATGGGCTGGCTGACGGTCGTGCGCCAGATCCCCTGGCAGGCCTGGATCGTGCCGCTGGCCAGCTGGGGCGGCTTCATCCTCTTGTGCTACCTGGTGATGCTCTGCCTGGTGAACATTCTCAGCCGTCAGGCCCTGGCCAACGAGCGCATGAACTTCCCGCTGCTGCGGGTGCCGCAGTTGATGGAGGACGCTCTTGACGCGGGGCGCCTGGGCGACTTTTTGACCGACCGCTTCCTGCTCTGCGGGATGCTCCTGCCGGTGGCGCTGCACCTGTTAAACGGCCTGCATTTCTACCTGCCGGCGGTGCCCCAGCTGCCGACCCTGATCCTGGTGGGCCCCTATTTCCCCAAAACCGGCCTGTTTTCAGGGTTTTACAAGCTGAAAATCTACATCTACCCCGCCTTCATCGGCTTCGCCTTCCTGACCTCGCGCCAGATCTCCTTTTCCTTCTGGCTCTTTTTCATCCTGGGCGGCCTGCTCTCCGGCCTGCTGGGTGTCCTGGGCTACAACATCCCGGCGGCGGCTTTAGGGGTGACCTTCGGGCCGACCCTTTCCCACCCCGAGGAGATGCAGATGCTGGGCGCCTACGGGGTCTTTTTTCTCTTCCTAATGTGGCTGGCGCGTTTTCACCTGGCCGACACCCTGCGCGAGGCCCTGTGGCTCAAAAAGGCGGCCCCGGCCGAATCGGAATGGTTCTCCACCCGTCTGGCCTTCTGGGGGGTGGTGCTCGGCGGGGGCGGCCTGGTGGCCTGGTGCCGCTACTTCGGCGTTCCGCTGACGGCCTCGCTGCTCTTCATCGGGGCCTCGTTCATGGTGCTGCTGGTGGCCAGCCGGATCATCTGCCAGGGGGGGATCGCCTACTTCACCCTCACCACAGCCCCCATCGACGGCCTGCTGACCTTCTTCGGCCCGGGGTTCTTCAGCCACATGGGCCTCTTGGTCGCGGCCGTGGTGCAGAAGGTCATGTTCGTGGACCTGCGCGAGTCGCTGATGCCCTCACTCCTGCACGCCAGCAAGATCAGCGCACCGCTAAAAAACCGGCGCCTGGTGGCCGGCGGCATCGTGGTCACGCTGCTGGCCGGGATCGTCGTCTCGCTGGTAGCCATGCTGGCGCTGTGCTACAAATTCGGGGTACGCGAACTGCAGTTCGACTGGGCAACCCAAACCACCCTGACGGTCTACGACAACGTTTTCGCCCTGATCGAAAGCCCCCTGGAAAGCGGCCACTGGGTGGTTCTCTTCGGCCTGCTGGGGGCGGCGTTGATGCTGGTCCTGGTGATCTGCTACCACCGCTTCTACTGGTGGCCGATCCACCCGCTGGGCTACCTCGCCGCCTATAGCTCGGCCATGCGCATCCTGTGGTTCAGCTTTTTCGTGGGCTGGCTGTGCAACGCGCTGTGCATGCGCTACGGCGGGGTGGTCCTGTTCAAGCGCCTGCGGCTGTTCTTCGTGGGCCTGATCCTGGGGGATTTTTTGATGGGGGGCATCTGGGCCGTGGTGGGGCTTTTCGCCGGCGCCAGCTACCTGGTGCTGCCCGACTGAAGGCGGCCGGCCGTCCGACGGCCGTCTCAAACCGCAACCGGCATTGGGAATCCGTGGGCATGTATATCGACAAAGAACTCGCCGAATACCGCGACCTGCTCAAAACGCCCACCCATTTCGAGGAGGGCTTCGACTGGAAGACCGTGGTGGGGGCGGTTTTCATCGGATTTCTGATGATGCCGGGCAGCATGTACCTGCAGCTGGTGATCGGCACCGGCATCGGCCCGGCGGCCCGCTGGGTGACCATCATTCTGTTTGCCGAGATCGCCAAACGCTCCTACACCGAACTGAAGCAGCAGGAGATTTTCCTGCTCTACTACATGGCCGGAGCCGCCCTTTCCTCGCCCTTCCAGGGCCTGCTGTGGAGCCAGTACCTGGTCCAGTCGGATGCGGCCCGCATGCTGGGGGTGACCGAGTTCATTCCCTCCTGGGTGGCGCCGGGGCCCGATTCGGCTTCCCTGGTGGAGCGCACCTTCTTCCACCGCGACTGGCTGATCCCGATCCTGCTGCTGGTGGGCTCCCAGGTGATCCAGCGCATCGACCACTTCGGCCTGGGCTACGCCCTTTTCCGGATCACCTCGGACGTCGAAAAGTTGCCCTTTCCCATGGCGCCCGTGGGCGCCCTGGGCACCATGGCCCTGGCCGAGTCCACCGAGGACAAACAGAAAAGCTGGAAATGGCGGGTGTTTTCCATTGGCGGGGTGATCGGCCTGGCCTTCGGCGGGATCTATGTGCTGCTGCCCACCGTCTCGGGGCTGATCTTCACCGAGCCCATCCGGCTGATCCCGATCCCCTGGATCGAGCTCACCCGCCACACCGAGGGCGTGCTGCCGGCGGTGGCCACCGGCCTGCAGCTGGACCTCGGGCTGATCTTCATCGGCATGGTGCTGCCCTTCTGGGCGG from Desulfobacteraceae bacterium carries:
- a CDS encoding peptide ABC transporter permease, producing the protein MAKPAEPSRQIRFPLRWGCALALLAILAAAGPPAAAVEPGDFAANLKALSAWDDRSSGTPGHRAAAEAIRGRFTALGFEDVGVHRFALPLRRHTQSRIALPAQGRRTPLNPINGNAISPGTIAPEGLDGPLVYVGPGDLPNFNGTPTAGAIVLMDLTSGRNWLHAANLGAKALIYVDRGDSPRTLFEEKHELSPIRFPRFWLPLEVAHSLLGDFEGTVGSVLAENVRLTSDLRWEPAVGENIYCLVPGTDPDLKEQLLLVEAFYDSTPLVFGRAPGSDEACGIASLLTLAAELRDHPPARSILLVATDGHATELAGMRELVWSISARTRELRETRSELQRVVKTARQMADLLGQAAVSGFDGQETAGGDLREALAEEIKTEVDRISRELIQLRLDGSDNASRGRINTLAQERQVLRGLLWRSGFAGLNAAERAAAKMLLPEAIRRQEMLLADARHQLELLESANRLRGIVRAHDLAAAVSLHLSSHGDGLGAFNRGWLYPLKPSVNRVAPYSTLNEVLNAGAAAMASAGELPYAFRDTLRPSRVRPWQSHFIDQPHLGGEVSALAGYLGFTLATVNDARTRWGTPGDRPQAVDTVQAARQCALVCGLVQALARAPRLDSGIAPSEGFATVSGHAKRLRHGELFPDQAAPGAVLLAFQGPARHHAIVDARGRFQLKGVAEKRHVLDKVIIEGYRFDPESGETLWAIDKKQTGKEAYRLKMQRRNMETDLVMFSCRQTTIFDLLEPRSFRYLTKIQVLDGRREALPLRYWYSRIDTRSSVIASIFLEPGTRMKLTLSDTVLRNKMLLLNATPDHPEGTGFPVDDYPSIPQTAFHVARDMWTLLTPRIAALETHGIHDERIRQLREEGVSALRQAEADLDGRRFDRAAAAAARSWALASRVYNHVQKTQKDVLFGVLFYIALFVPFAFCLERLLFSYANIHKRIVAFVAILAVLIAVIFQVHPAFQLAYSPLVVVLAFFIMGLSLVVTLIIFFRFENEMVRLQRRASRLPAGEISRWKAFVAAFFLGVNNLRRRRLRTVLTCLTLIILTFTIMSFTSVKTNRQHARMLYQDRAPYPAILMKNVNWQDLPPEALGIITNEFHDSGLVAPRVWLEDADRTRSTRIPLRFGDRRYEAQGMIGLASNEPAVTGLDQVLVGGRWFREDEEKAVLISERMARELGIGTDPPAGTQVLLWGLPFEIAGVFSGERLQGRPDLDGEILTPVTFPSDIAVELTEVEMDALESGDEVLELQGAYQHIPADLTVIVPADTLLALGGRLKAAALRPDASEDLQALSAQLADRFGLTLFSGEPDGTFIYHASETIRYSGVPNILIPLVISVFIVLNTMIGSVYERKREIGIYTSVGLAPSHVGFLFVAEAMAFAVLSVVLGYLLAQSSAKLFAGTTLWAGITVNYSSLAGVAAMLLVILVVLVSVIYPARVAAEIAIPDVNRSWRLPDAQSSTIEITLPFLMKYHEHLSIGGFVIDHFRGHQDVSHGLFSSGEIDFGFEDQPSAPDGATCLFLRAKVWLAPFDFGIMQTVTVTFCPSQDKPDLYEIRLRLVRQTGEANVWGRVNRVFVNDLRKQLLVWRSLPAETQEFYRGRLETAGPAPTV
- a CDS encoding ABC transporter ATP-binding protein produces the protein MTETRNIVRVSGVIKTFKLGKVLVEALKGIDLEIAAGNYISIMGPSGSGKSTLFNMIGGLDKPSAGKVFIDEVDIAQLDAYELAWLRCRKIGYIFQTFNIIPVMTALENVTLPMTFAGMNSDEAVEKGIGLLQLVGLGDRFEHKPSELSGGQQQRVAIARALANDPAIILADEPTGNLDLTTGEEIIALLKQMSQDRGVTVISATHDFKMLNVSDQVVWIRDGLVDKIEDREELSISVGTIGSRE
- a CDS encoding polysaccharide deacetylase family protein; this translates as MPETTPSPLWRAPLPPDLDARLTRWLTDGLAAAKAFRRVTVFCRADDVGVPGRRFERLVGLFQRHRAPLGLAVVPAWLTTARWERLAALTGGGNGLWCWHQHGWRHVNHEPAGKKQEFGPARPRSQLAADLRRGRERLEALMGPAFYPAFTPPWNRCSAEALELIREADYRAVSRSSGSRPQAPPGMPELAVNLDLHTRREPTAERAWQGLGEELQAAVATGRCGIMIHHQRMNAAGAAFLDALLAALKAHRGFQLTGMPALAENGGRTENWRTG
- a CDS encoding ABC transporter permease — its product is MAGDRPTAAQPGLRGGSVARQVVLPFKKSVEIAFKSIRARFFRSMITTLSLVLAVSFLSFVNVGTDMANGLLASGDPVVRQDLSQAGYDFGPRDTSVGSSPKQRWIVILSLLVCVVGIVNAQLMAVTERFREIGTMKCLGALDRFILRLFVLEAGMQGLAGAAIGAAAGGLFAVLNAWIAFGGLALRVLPAGEVLASILWATLVGIALSLLGVLYPAAVAARMQPVEAMRVEQ